The genomic window AAATTCAATGTTGGGTGCCACTTCACTAGTCAACTCCTCGCTGTCAATTGTCGGTGGCCCAGTGAGTGGAACGAAGCGAGCAAACCGGGAGAGCGCTATGGGCCGCGGCCCGCTAAGCTGGCGCATGAGCGCGACATCTCCCGACcggtgttttttttttcttttgaaacttCTCCCGGCCGGTGCTAAAGGCGCCAATTAGAAGGACTCGTATAGCGGCGCCCCAAGTTTAGCGCTTAACGCCCTACAGAGGCACTCTCCTTACCAACATGCCAGTCAGCCACGAAGTTCTAAGAAAACGCAAGTTTGTCTAAAAAAAAGGGCAAGTCTTGTGGTGCAAAAAAAAGTACTAAAGGAAATTGTTCTCAAAATATAATCCTAAAACCCTGCTCTTTTAATTCTTCTAGTTTTTTTCCGGGATGCTGACAGATGGTTCTAGATTGTTGCATCGCATAGTGACTGCATCGCATAGTTTATCCGGAGAAGTTTGGGTTTTGTGCGAGACTACATTTGCCTTACCGTGGGAAGGTGCCCCTTTAAAAAAACTTTAATCATGAAAGTTAATTTGTTTGGATGAAGAAAAAAACAAGTTATTACTCTAGTAAGAAACTAGAAATTTGTAAAATGTTTGAAATATTTTTTGTCCGTGGAATAAAAACTGCAGACACTTCTCTCGCGTATTTTTTGGATACAAACATATGGGTCCATCAAACAAGCGAAATGTACATTTCCAGTTACAAAATGATGAGAAATTTGTTGAATTTCTGTATTTATATGCAACAAGTTATAGTGTTATATCATCCATCTTTGTAAACTTTGGTGCAAACAGAGTAAAAGTTCATCTTTTTTAAAGTGAAAGGAATTCACTTTGGATATCAGGAGAACATCCACCCGAGAGGTAAAAATACTGAGACAGGTTATTACACAAACCAGAGAAATTCTGGAATCAATTATTCAGCACTTAAAAGAAATGGTCTTCCACTATTGCTTACTGACAATTCACACCGTTTATTGAACTTTAAAATCAAGGAACAAACACAGCCCTAAAGCTCAGTACACTGATCTCCTtaataattactccctccgttcccaaatagttgtctttctagccatctcaaatggactataacatacggatgtatgtagacatattttagagtgtagattcactcattttgctccgtatgtagtcacttgttgaaatctttagaaagacaattatttaggaacggagggagtattattttcccCTCCAACCAAGTTTACAAAGCTAGTCATATATTTCCATCATGAAATATTTACCAAATTATTTGCTAGCACAAAAACAAAGCCCAAAAGAGGAAGGGGAagaaaaaagaaggagagaaaaggCCTCACAAATCCATCCGTATATCGATCACATCACGAATGAGACAATCTCAGGCTCCCGCTGCTCCACTCAAGCCAGAGACCGGCTTCCGTTCTCCGCGCCAAAAAATCACTTTCCGGACAGAAAACAATCTCGTTATACCAACTTCTTAATTAGGGGCTACTAGCTAATTGGTGCGCGCGCTACTTAATTGATCCGTTTAATTAGTAGTTGATCTGCTcggcgtcgccgttggccgccatgccgtcctcgtcctcgtcctcctcgtcctcccgctcctcgccctcctcctcgatGCTCTCCGAcctctccctgccgccgccgctgctacgCCGGCCCTCCGACGACCCCTGGGACCCTGCTGCCGACACCGGGTCCACCTTGTAGGCGGTCTGCGGTGGCGTAGGTGCCACCGCGCGGTGGTGCACCATGGAGGCCGCCTGGTGGTGCTGCATGTGGTGGCCGTGGTGGGCGGCCGCGGCTGCGTTCTGGTAGTACTCCTGCGCCGACACCGCCGCCGTGTAGTGCGCCTGCGTCGCCGGGTGCGCCCCGTAGATGGCGGTCGGTCCAGCCCCCTGCGCCGCGTAGTCCGGCGGCATCCATATGCCCCCAAGAACCACCAGCTGCGGCGCCCCCGCAGGCGGCGCCGTCGGCGCCGGCATCGGCCGTCGCGTGTGCAACCTGTACTTCTGCTCGCAACACAAACAAAAACTTCAATTTAGATACACACGCACCCATGTGTCATGTGTTCATATAATAATCAGTTAATCGTTCTACTCATAATTAAAGCAGCAGCATGCATAATTACTGGAACGTACGAAGAGAGAATGCAAGATGCGTATGATGAGATTATAATTACCTGGAGATGGCTTTTCACCTCATCATTGGTCAATCCATCCACCTTCATGAGCTCGCGGATCTGCTTCGGGGTCGCCACTTTAATCAATTTGCAAACAACAAAAGAGATTTAGAATTTGTCTTGGGCACACACGTAATTCATTCAGACTCAGCAGGTTAATTTGATGCATCCAAATAGTTACTACAGTAGATCATTACATGAGGACGTCTGTGTGAATACCTTGAGCGCCGCCCAGGATTTGAAGGGCATTGACGAAGCGGCGGTGCAGCTCCGGCGACCAGCACCGCCGGGCCTTCCGGTTCGTCTGCGGAGCGGGCGGCACCGACTGCCCTTCCGGCGCCGTAGACGTCGGTGGTGCACCGACGTCTCTCCGCGAGACTACAGTGCCGTTGCTGCCGCCGTCGTCGTGGTACGGCTTTCTGTCAGCCTCCCGGTCCTTCTCCGCGGGCgcgagcccgagctccggcagcgCCGCACTCTCCGCCATACAGGCCTTCTCCTTGGTGAACGGGAGGAAGGCGCCgacgccgttgccgccgccgccgtcgagcccgCCCAGCATGGGGCTCGTGTCCAGCGGGTGCTCCGAGCGCTCCTTGGGAGTCTGCGGGCCCTTGGCCGCCGCGTCTCCCGCAGCCGGCCCGTTCCACAGCTGCGCCGACACCATCCAGTTCGCCTTCTCCGACGGCGCGTTCCCGGCCGCCTTCTCCGCCGCGTCGATCCCGATGTTCTTCAGCGGTATGAACTCCTCGAGCACCAGCGgcgccctcgccgccgcgccgccatggctcCCCATCTGGCACGCCTCCAGCTGCTGCCTGTACGCCTCCATAGCTGCACCCACCCACACATACATTATTCAGTCAGGCAGAGCTCCATCGCCTTCCACGTAAGCACACATGCATGGGCAGTTCGGCACGTTAATTACCTTGGTTGAGGAGCTGCATGCAGAGCGGGAGCTCGCGCTTGAAGGCGTCGATCTTGAGCCGCTCGTCGTCGAGGCGGGCCAGGAACTCCTGCAGCTtctgcgtcgtcgcctgctccgccgAGAGATGATGGTGGTGGTCCACGACCGGCGACGCCTGCTTTGGATAGCCGCCGCCGGCAGACGCCGCGCCGTTGCCGCTGGGCGTGTAGTCTAGGGTTAGGTCAGACGGCGAGGAATCCATGTGTGTGAAGTGGTGCAGCTAGTGAGGTGCTAGGGAAGCTCCAGTATATTACTCCTGCTTAGATATCAGGGGTGTGTGTGTGGATGGGGGGATCGGGGTGGAATCGGCTTGTTTTTAAGGGTGATTTCTGGGAGGGTAGAGAGAATAAAGTCGGATTTAGAGGGGGTGAAAAGGAAAAGTTTCTccctgtatgtatgtgtgtgtttgaTACTTTGATCTAGGTACTGTAGACCACCAGAACTGCAGACTAGACTAGAGGGATAAAGCCAAGGGCATGGTAACTTCTTGCAAAGATCAAAGGGGCCAAAAGCTAATcctctgcatgcatgcatgcatgcaggaggtTTCATGTACCACAAGGTGGTGCAGTAGGATATAGCCGTAGCAAGGCGACCACGCATGACACAGCTGGGGTCATGTGGTTTTTGGTCTTTGTACTGTATGTACAGTGTTACGCTCTCAGTGGATCTAATACAAGATTGTCTCGGAACTACACCAAATCTGAAGTAACTAGGGTTCtaaagagagggggaggggaaggaagccgccgccgccgaagaaTTGCCAACTAAATCCTGCCTGCCTTCCTCCAGAGACTCCTCCCGATAAGTAGCCTAGGTCACCCACTTGTGGGCTGGGTAGCGCTCGCTGGGCCTTCTCACCCTCTTGCCTGGTCCCTGGGCCTCGTCTCCCGCTGGGCTCTTCATAGCAGTGGCAGGGTGGGCCgtaacatcccccccccccccccccatcttgaGAATCAGCTTGTCCCCAAGCTGGAGCTTCAGGGTAGTGTCGATGCAACTCGTCTCGTTCCTCCCAGGTTGCCAATGAGGCTGGCTGATCAGTCCACCTCACCAGTACTTGCTGCACTGGGGTCGTGCCTCGGAGACGTTGCCGGCTGGCCAGGATCTCCACTGGCTCAGGGCTTGGCGCAGCGGCCGTGGGTAGGTCTTCGAGGGCCTTCTCAGCTGGTGGTAAGGCGCGCcgtaattgagagacgtggaagacggGGTGTATGGAGCACTTGTCCGGAAGCTGGAGCTTGTACGCCACCGAACCCACCCGTTGAATCACCTGAAAGGGGCCAAAGTATTTGAAAGACAGTTTCTGGTTAGTTCTGGTGGCCAGGGAGCGTTGTAAGTAGGGCTGGATCTTGAGGAACACCCAGTCGCCCACTTCAAATGCTCGATCTGATCGCCGCTTGTCCGCAGATTCTTTCATTTGCTGCTGTGCACGAAGCAGATGTTGCCGTAGCAGCGCCTCCACCTGGGCTCGATCCTGAAGCCAATCCTGAAGGTCCGGTGCAGCGCATGCCATCGGGTCTAGAATGCCAAAATGCCGAGGGCCGTGACCATACAGCGCTTCAAACGGAGAAGTTCCCAAGGCTGAATGCGGTGAGGTGTTTTACCAGAACTCTGCGAGAGCCAACCATGCAGACCACTTGGACGGACAGGCGTGcacaaagcagcgtaagtatgtCTCCAAGCATTGGTTTACTCGCTCGGACTGCCCGTCGGTTTGGGGGTGCCGTGCCGTGCTCATGCGCAGTTCCGTGTGAGTCAACCTGAACAGTTCCTTCCACATGGTACTGGTGAAAATTGGGTCTCGATCCGAGACGATGGCCTCCGGCAATCCGTGAAGCTTGTATATGTTGTTGACGAATGCAAGGGCAACTTGAAACGCCGTAAAGGGGTGCGACAATGGGATGAAATGTGCGTACCGCGAGAACTTGTCCACGACCACCATGATGCTGTTGTATCGCGACGACTGCGGCAGCCCTTCAACGAAATCCATGGTGATAAGCTCCCAAGCTTGCTTGGGCACGGGTAGGGGTTCCAGCAGTCCTGGGTAACGGACCCGTTCGGGTTTTGCTTGCTTGCAAACCTGACATTCTTCCACCAGCAGTTTCACGTGTTGCTTCATGCCCGGCCAAGTGAACAGCCGGCGGACTCGACGGTAGGTGGCATTGAACCCTGAGTGACCGCCGATCGCGCCGGAGTGTAAGGCTGTCAAGACTTGTTTCTGCAGGGGCACGTTGTTCCCGAGCCACACGCGCCCATTGTGTTTGATGATGCCGTTCTGAAGAAGGAATCCGTCGTGGCCATTGGGTTCAGTAGCTAGACGTGCAAGCAACTTTTGAGCTGCTGGGTCAGTGTTGTACCCTTGCTGCACTGCTTCAAGCCAGATCGGCACTACCACGGTAACTGTGGCCAGGTCCCCTTGCAGTGGCCCGGGTCGACGTGACAGGGCATCTGCCACTCGGTTGTCTTCTCCCCGTTTGTACACAATCCTGTAGCGCAAACCCAGCAGCTTCGCCATAATCTTCTGCTGCCAGGGTGTAGCCAAGCGCTGATCTTCAAGGTGCACCAGGCTGCGTTGGTCTGTATGGATCACAAACTCGTCACTCTACAGATAAATACGCCATTGCTCCACTGCCATAAGGATTGCCAGGCCTTCTTTTTCGTAGGTGGACAAGGCACGGTTCTTGGGACCCAAAGCTTTGCTGAGGAACGCCACTGGATGGTTACCTTGGCGCAACACTGCTCCAATGCCCCGGTCCGAGGCATCTGTTTCAAGCTCAAACGGCTTCGAGAAATCCGGTAGGGCTAACACCGGAGCAGTGACTAGTGCAGTTTTGAGCTCTTGGAACGCTGCGGCTTCGAGCTCAGTCCACCGAAAAACCGTGTTATTCTTGAGCAGATCCGTGAGTGGCCGGCTGATGATGCCAAAGTTCTTGATGAACTTGCGGTAGTAGCCTGCTAATCCAAGGAACCCGCGTACCTCTTTGACATTTGTCGGGGTTGGCCACTTCTGAACTGCAGCCACATTCTTGCCGTCGGTCCTTACTCCTTCTGCACTAATTTCGTGCCCCAGATAGGTGAGACTGGTTCTGGCAAATGAACACTTACTCAATTTGATCTTCAGTTGGTGTTCGTTAAGTAGCTGGAACACTTGCCGCATGAGCTGGATGTGTCGTTCCAGGGTGTCGCTGTGaatcaggatgtcatcaatgaaaacCAGGACTCCTTTCCGGTTGACTGGTGCCAGAACAATGTTCATTCCCCCTTGAAAAGTCGCCGGACCGCCTGTCAGTCCATAGGAAAGAACCCGGAACTCGAAGTGGCCGTGGTGGGTTTTGAAGGCAGTTTTGTGCTCATCCTCGGgcttcatacgaatttgatggtacccCGACCGCAGGTCTAAGGTGGTGAAAAACTTGGACCCCGCAAGTTCATCCAGGAGCTCATCGATCACCGGTAGAGGGAACCGGTTCTTAACTGTCACTGCGTTGAGGTGCCGATAATCCACGCAAAAACGCCATGTTAGGTCTTTTTTCTGTACCAGCAGAACTGGTGAAGCAAACGGACTGGTGCTGGGTACGATAATTCCTTGCGCCAACATGTCTGCCACCTGTCTTTCAATCTCATCCTTCTGCGCCGGGCTATAGCGGTATGGTCGGATGTTGACCGGGCGCGCTCCAGGTAGCAGAGGTATGGTGTGGTCGAAAGCGCGTCGTGGCGGCAAGCCGCTCGGCTCAGCAAACAGGTGGTTGTACTCTTGCAGAAGGTCGGAAATGGCTGGAGGAACTGGTAATTCGGTGGCCTGGATCTCTTCCGTTCCCATGGCACACAAGTGCACCACCCGTGCGACCCCGGCACGCTGCAGCAGCGCATCTAACTCCTTGCTGGACAGCTGTTGGCACTGAGTGGTATCCGCTCGAGCCCCTTGCAAGTGTACCCGCTTCCCCACATAATCAAAACTCATGGTTTTCTCCTTCCAGTGCACTTTCATCGGGCTGTGCTGCTCCAACCAGTCGATCCCTAGAAGGATGTCATAACTGCCCAGAGGAAGCACTCGGAGGTTGGTAGTAAAGGTCACCCCTTGAGTATGCCATTGATAGTCTGGTAGTTCCTTGTCGCTGCGCATCACACCTCCATTTGCAACCCGCACCGTTATGGCGCTCTGAGCCTGCTGCACCCCTTGCAAATGATCTGCCAGAGTCTCACTGACGAAGCTGTGAGAAGAGCCTGAGTCCACCAACATGAGTACCTCGCGGTCCTGAACCCACCCATGGAGTCTCATGGTAGTAGGGGATTCAGCGCCCTCCATTGCCTCCTTGGAGATGACACAACAATCAGCTTCTTGTTCACTTGGCGTGGCTTCGCCGGACGTTTCTTCACCACTGAGACCAGGTTCGCTGCGCATCATGTCCAACAGTTCTTCCACCACGTGAAGCTGCACTGTCGGTCCGCAGCGATGCTCGCGCCCCCACCGCTCGCCGCAGGTGAAACAGAGGCCGCGCGCCCGGCGGTACGCTCGCAGCGTCGCCATCTTGTCCTCCGGTGGTGGTGGGTGTGCTGCCTCCACCGCACAGCGATCGGTACTGCGCGCTTCCGATGTGACCGGCTGCTTGGGTGGCGCGGTGGTTGGTGGCGGTGGAAGGGGCAGCGCCGTCCGGGGCACCGCTCGCGACGTAGCGGGCGCTGAGTAGCGCCGCTCCTCCCATTTGTCCTCGCGGCGCATCGCCTCCAGTACTTCTTCCTGCAAACAAGCAAGGTCGACGGCAGTATCGAGAGATTTTGGTTGATGTAAAACCACAGCTGCTCGAATTTCTTTTTGTAACCCATCGATGAAATGCGTGACAAAGTATGAGGGCTTCCAAGACTCATGGTGTGCTGTAAGGTTATGCATGAACTGGGTAAATTTTTCGGCGTACTCAGCCACCGAGCCACTCTGTCGCAGCCTGTTAAACTGACGCAAGAGGGACTGGAATTCCTCGCGCCCGAACTGCACACAGACCGCTTCGGCAAAAGTGCCCCAATCAGTGTATATCATGTGAGCCTTGGTAGATTGCAACCAAGATAAAGCCCCGTCGATGAAGTACATCGCGGCGCAGCTCACCCATGTATCTGGGCTAAGGGTACACACTCTGAAATACGCCTCGCATTTCAGCCGCCAAGCTCGAGGGCCATCCCCATCGAACAGCGGAAAATCGAAACGCGGTGGTGGTGGAAATCTGTGATAGTTGCGCTCCCCAAAGAATGAACTCTCCCCGAATGGAAACTGAGAATTGTGCGTACCCGTGACCGGAGGCGCCCTCGGGGTGTGCTCCCCCGGTGACATCCCCCGGTGGATGGTAGCCCTGTCGTGGCCCATTGGCCCGTGGCCGTCGCCACCCGCAGCCGGTAGTGGCTCCCCCACCCGATGGAAGGGCTCGTCCGCCACATGACCGGGAATTGGCGGCAGATCCACCAGCCGGATCGGAGGTGGTTGAAGGAGCAGGGGCGGCTGGTGCTGTGACGGCGCTTGCGAAGGGCCTGTTGGTGGAGGAGCGCGCAACAGCACGGCGGGATCCGTCGCCTTGCCCTTATCCCGCAGTTGCGCGCGCAGATCGCCCACCTCCGCTCGCAGATCCTCGACTGATTGCTCGATCGTCGGTCTCCATCCTTGGAACTCGAGGACGACCGGATGGATGTCGTCGATCTTCGCCGTCATCGCGGCGATAGCCGCCGTCAGATCGGCCAGCGCCTTGCTGTGCTCTTCCATGGTGATGGCCTTGCCGCTTCTCGTCTGGATGATCGAGGGAAAACGCCCCGCCAGGTTCGATCGATTGGTGGAGTGGTGgaagaaggctctgattaccaaaatGTTACGCTCTCAGTGGATCTAATACAAGATTGTCTCGGAACTACACCAAATCTGAAGTAACTAGGGTTCtaaagagagggggaggggaaggaagccgccgccgccgaagaaTTGCCAACTAAATCCTGCCTGCCTTCCTCCAGAGACTCCTCCCGATAAGTAGCCTAGGTCACCCACTTGTGGGCTGGGTAGCGCTCGCTGGGCCTTCTCACCCTCTTGCCTGGTTCCTGGGCCTCGTCTCCCGCTGGGCTCTTCATAGCAGTGGCAGGGTGGGCCGTAACATACAGTGAGTCTCACTCTCTCTCTCCTTGTCCAGCTACCATCTTAATAGGAAGATCAAATGAACCTAGCATATACGTACGTCCTTGAAAGTAGCATATACATGCAGCACCCTCTTATCAAACATCTCTGGACATCTTACATGCATGAAAATCTAGGAACCTTTGGTTTGTTGGCTATGTCTTGTCATGCTGAAAGTCTGACCACCCATCCAGCGCCACATGGATGTATTTTCCTTGGTCAATCTTTTCACATGGATGCCTCATTTTTGTGATAGGTTAAACTTTACAATCGTTTTTACGGCAGGGAATCAACCCATCACCCACAGGAAGTTAGCTTAGTTTCTCTCGGTGCTCCCGATTCAAAAGAATTAAAGGTGACCGCCTCAAAGTAGTCCAAAGAGAACCTTGCAAGTCCAAGAGAGAACCAGCAAGGTGTCTTGAAGAATATTTTTACCTTTACCATTAACAATATTGAATGGTTTCAGACACGCACACGAAGGGATAATCACCAGATATACCTAGCTAGCCGGGATGGGAATCACATCATCCTCTGCTACTTGCACTAACAAAAACCAAAAGGAGGCAAGCAAATTCATCATAAACCTAATTTATCACGTCCAAAGAAACCATATCATGCAGAGATGCTCGCACACACAGTGGCCACCTTTTGTTTTCTGGGGTTCCAGTTCCAGTGAATGATTCCTGCATGATTAATCAACGGAGAGGACATGGTAAAAGGGGTGCTAAAGCATATACTCCACACACAACTTCAAGCCCTCAAAGATATGCAAAGATTCTTCCCTCTTTGCTTTGAAAAGGGTGGCGCATCCCTTCACACACAAGctcctccccttcttcttcctcactaccaTGGCTCATATTAGCAGTTTGTGTGTGCAAGAACACATGTGTGTATATGCCTCAAGAACTACCACGTACTGGCACTGGCGGTGCACTTTGCATTCACAAGGGAATATATTAGCATGGGTGAAGCAAGGAATATCTTAGGCTTTGGAGGGTATCAACATACAGCACACACAAAGAAGGACAAAAGGGAGGAGACATGGGGTGTGCtttagagagagaaagagagcggTGTGAGTGAGAATCTCCCCTGCTGCTACTACTCCTAGCTTTTTGAGGAAGTGGGCAGGAAGCTAAGaagattcctctctctctctctctctctctctctctctgtctagaTCTCTCTATTCCCATACACACAGCTTGTATGATACTACCAGGggtagagagagagtgagaggggggggggggggagaaaggtGTGTGTGAGAGTATTTGGATGGTGCATCGAATTCCCTGTGCAATAATTAGGGTTGGTCGCTTTCCTGGGGCAGTCTTCAGGTACAAGACTCCAATCCCTGCCTTTTCCCGGGATTCTCTATCTGTACGAACATTAGCTAGTATGGTACTTACGTATACCACATGCATGCATCCTAAGCTTGAAGACGTACATACCTACCTATGTACCCACCCATGAAATTACAAACTTAAATATCTTCTTTTAACCGCAAAATAAATTATGTATCTTTTATGCATGCAAACAAAGAGTCGACGTGTTCAGGAAAGGTCCTGAACACATTTTAAGCTGACGTTTGACAGTCTGTTTAGCAACATTTAGAGCATGCTAGCTGATTCTTTAAAAAACTTTAACTCCTTATATTTTTAAATTTGTGGATTTCAACCTGACAAACCCTTATCCGGTGTAACTCTTCAAAAATTATAAGTCCCGCGTTGGCTGGCCCTCAAATATACTCGGCCACAACCACTTCTCAGGATAATTTCGATCCGCGCCCGCGCCGGCCATCTCCCCCCGCTGGCACTGCATTGACGTTGGTGTTACCTCCGGCGTCCACATGTAGTAGCCTCCGCCGCCATCCCGCACTTCGATTCGCCCGCCGCTCGTCACCGTCACCGAAATTGACACATATCCCTGGCGTCGCCACTTTGAGCCCGTGGATGAAAAAACCAACCATCGAGCTTGTTGTTCCAAAATGGACCTAGCAAATAACGAATATGACGC from Triticum aestivum cultivar Chinese Spring chromosome 3B, IWGSC CS RefSeq v2.1, whole genome shotgun sequence includes these protein-coding regions:
- the LOC123069047 gene encoding transcription factor NIGTH1, producing the protein MDSSPSDLTLDYTPSGNGAASAGGGYPKQASPVVDHHHHLSAEQATTQKLQEFLARLDDERLKIDAFKRELPLCMQLLNQAMEAYRQQLEACQMGSHGGAAARAPLVLEEFIPLKNIGIDAAEKAAGNAPSEKANWMVSAQLWNGPAAGDAAAKGPQTPKERSEHPLDTSPMLGGLDGGGGNGVGAFLPFTKEKACMAESAALPELGLAPAEKDREADRKPYHDDGGSNGTVVSRRDVGAPPTSTAPEGQSVPPAPQTNRKARRCWSPELHRRFVNALQILGGAQVATPKQIRELMKVDGLTNDEVKSHLQKYRLHTRRPMPAPTAPPAGAPQLVVLGGIWMPPDYAAQGAGPTAIYGAHPATQAHYTAAVSAQEYYQNAAAAAHHGHHMQHHQAASMVHHRAVAPTPPQTAYKVDPVSAAGSQGSSEGRRSSGGGRERSESIEEEGEEREDEEDEDEDGMAANGDAEQINY